The following proteins are encoded in a genomic region of Sphingopyxis sp. YF1:
- a CDS encoding enoyl-CoA hydratase-related protein, translating to MTGPGIETIDYAFVRLAFDGALAVVTLNDPDRLNAMGDEMAESLAAALAEIVKPRRRCRAVLLTGEGRAFCAGYNLMVSRKALAAGQSTIRPLGGAETLYHPMLRRLHALPIPLIAGVNGLAIGIGLGLVMAADHVVMADEAWMQTPFARLASAPDSGLSWLLPRAIGVPRAKRMLMRAERIDAATALAWGLAAESVPAAALPDRARTVAREFADGATLALGEIKALVADGLRQDLHSSFEAEARAVARTARTKDNLAAVRVFASKEQPVFTGE from the coding sequence ATGACCGGGCCGGGCATCGAAACGATCGACTATGCCTTCGTGCGGCTGGCATTCGACGGCGCGCTGGCGGTCGTCACGCTCAACGACCCCGACCGGCTCAACGCGATGGGCGACGAAATGGCCGAATCGCTCGCCGCGGCGCTGGCCGAGATCGTCAAGCCGCGGCGGCGCTGCCGCGCGGTGCTGCTCACCGGCGAAGGCCGCGCCTTTTGCGCCGGCTATAATCTGATGGTGAGCCGCAAGGCCCTCGCCGCGGGCCAGTCGACGATCCGCCCGCTCGGCGGCGCCGAGACGCTCTATCACCCGATGCTCCGCCGCCTGCACGCGCTCCCCATCCCGCTGATCGCCGGGGTCAACGGCCTCGCGATCGGCATCGGGCTCGGGCTCGTCATGGCCGCCGACCATGTCGTGATGGCCGACGAGGCGTGGATGCAGACGCCCTTCGCCAGGCTCGCCTCGGCGCCCGACTCGGGCCTGTCGTGGCTGCTCCCGCGTGCGATCGGGGTGCCGCGCGCCAAGCGCATGCTGATGCGCGCCGAACGGATCGATGCGGCGACCGCACTCGCGTGGGGGCTGGCGGCGGAGAGCGTGCCGGCCGCCGCCCTCCCCGATCGCGCCCGCACGGTGGCGCGCGAGTTCGCGGATGGCGCGACCCTCGCGCTCGGCGAGATCAAGGCGCTGGTCGCCGACGGCCTGCGGCAGGACCTGCACAGCAGCTTCGAAGCCGAGGCGCGCGCGGTCGCGCGAACCGCGCGAACCAAGGACAATCTCGCCGCGGTGCGCGTCTTCGCCTCGAAGGAGCAGCCCGTCTTCACCGGCGAATAG
- a CDS encoding phosphotransferase, whose amino-acid sequence MADAPRSHLPLRIEEITADWLTSVLAENFPGTVVTELHIGTVIAGTATKVRLLLAYNDAGHAHRLPPTMWLKGGFIRHAYTFDESFVNEAKFFAAWAPEMTIHIPRAYWSGWHEGVQGLVLMEDLAARNIAFGNATRPISLDQQAQTLDLLARMHARWWQSPELKTLRNFSTVWQAADRVVMMMLEPAYFEACINHRRCAAYVGPYRDRERIMAGLRAQWRRSPEIPQCFSHGDAHLGNMFFETDGRPGFLDWQAWQEGPYMHDVAYSIIGNLRVEDRRAAEKDLLAGYLAALNTHGVARPPSREEAWEAYRRHAMHGFMWPFTPLEMQPIEIVTAEGDCFGAAVSDLDTFGALGV is encoded by the coding sequence ATGGCCGACGCACCCCGGAGCCACCTGCCGCTGCGCATCGAGGAGATCACCGCCGACTGGCTGACGTCGGTCCTCGCCGAAAATTTTCCCGGCACGGTCGTCACCGAGCTGCATATCGGGACCGTCATCGCGGGCACCGCGACCAAGGTGCGGCTGCTGCTTGCCTATAATGACGCGGGGCATGCGCACCGGCTGCCGCCGACGATGTGGCTCAAGGGCGGCTTTATCCGCCACGCCTATACCTTCGACGAATCCTTCGTGAACGAGGCCAAATTCTTCGCCGCCTGGGCGCCGGAAATGACCATCCATATCCCGCGCGCCTATTGGTCGGGCTGGCACGAGGGTGTGCAGGGGCTGGTGCTGATGGAGGATCTGGCCGCGCGCAACATCGCCTTCGGCAACGCCACGCGGCCGATCAGCCTCGACCAGCAGGCGCAGACGCTCGACCTGCTCGCGCGGATGCACGCGCGCTGGTGGCAGTCGCCCGAACTCAAGACGCTGCGCAATTTCTCGACCGTCTGGCAGGCGGCCGACCGCGTCGTGATGATGATGCTCGAACCCGCCTATTTCGAAGCCTGCATCAACCATCGCCGCTGCGCCGCCTATGTCGGCCCCTATCGCGACCGCGAGCGGATCATGGCGGGGCTGCGCGCGCAGTGGAGGCGCTCGCCCGAAATCCCGCAATGCTTCTCGCACGGCGACGCGCATCTCGGGAACATGTTCTTCGAAACCGACGGGCGCCCGGGCTTCCTCGACTGGCAGGCGTGGCAGGAGGGGCCGTATATGCACGACGTCGCCTATTCGATTATCGGCAACCTGCGGGTCGAGGACCGGCGCGCGGCCGAAAAAGACCTGCTCGCGGGCTATCTGGCGGCGCTGAACACCCATGGCGTCGCGCGTCCGCCGAGCCGCGAAGAGGCGTGGGAGGCGTATCGGCGCCATGCGATGCACGGGTTCATGTGGCCCTTCACTCCGCTCGAGATGCAGCCGATCGAGATCGTCACCGCCGAGGGCGACTGCTTCGGCGCCGCGGTGTCGGACCTCGATACCTTCGGCGCACTGGGCGTCTGA
- a CDS encoding TetR/AcrR family transcriptional regulator: MASETKIDRAVAAAADQFIRYGFARTTMGDIARAAEMSRPALYLLFAGKEEAFEAAVEHLNRIRMAEIRGALAPAAGLADRLSIACDLWLVQVFDLQQRTPDARDMDDLSIPVVRRVYAELEALIAELIAAGATGPLPAAATDLARGLVFAVRGLGAATDDVSTFRSMMHLQVDLLCRAVAPRG; this comes from the coding sequence ATGGCGTCGGAAACCAAGATCGATCGCGCGGTGGCGGCGGCGGCCGACCAGTTCATCCGCTACGGCTTCGCGCGCACGACGATGGGCGACATCGCGCGCGCGGCAGAGATGTCGCGCCCCGCACTCTACCTGCTTTTCGCCGGAAAGGAAGAAGCGTTCGAGGCGGCGGTCGAGCATCTGAACCGCATCCGCATGGCCGAAATCCGCGGCGCACTGGCCCCCGCGGCCGGGCTTGCCGACCGGCTGTCGATCGCCTGCGACCTGTGGCTGGTGCAGGTCTTCGACCTCCAGCAACGCACCCCCGACGCGCGCGACATGGACGATCTGTCGATCCCGGTGGTGCGCCGCGTCTATGCCGAACTCGAAGCGCTGATCGCCGAGCTGATCGCGGCCGGCGCGACCGGGCCGCTTCCCGCCGCCGCGACGGACCTCGCGCGCGGGCTCGTCTTTGCGGTGCGCGGACTGGGCGCCGCGACCGACGATGTCTCGACCTTCCGTTCGATGATGCACCTGCAGGTCGACCTGCTCTGCCGCGCGGTCGCGCCGCGCGGCTGA
- a CDS encoding TonB-dependent receptor has product MRTVKQSLMSGIVPGALALALALASAPALAQTAGPAPAGESVGIEDIVVTARKTSENLQSTPVAVTVPTGDTLDRAQVMSVESLPRLVPGIVVQPTTGQPASAFIGIRGQSSSDALLALDQAVGQYFDGIYIARSSGALFNFVDVERVEVLRGAQGTLFGRNTTGGAVSIISNKPTGDLGGSLRLRYGNHDSWETTGIVNLPIRGDEIGVRLVAQHVQNDGYGRTLSFDTPLGGDNVDFLRGTLRIAPGGSGLSITVIGDYTNRKGQGQITGLKSYYRNPANGANLNGTAQAVLGLCSGATPNPRCPVKGPVAGDSYGNYAIDVVGKDNFYDVAVSMIPFSRAESWGVGVTSEYEISDATSVKAITAWRGVDTNSLSDNDGTPYVLTGGLRAGDGNIISQTQFSQELQLATAAFDDRLQLILGAFYFTEQGTDLSKSYSAFPLGSRLGYNDGDIHNKSYAGFGQFNFNITPEVRFTGGLRYTKDKRSILRRNRAENTDAVTGLPNGTFVCSLVVPAGAPCEDFTRASFDYWSYTAGFDWRPNDNIFLYLKTSKASRAGGFNPRATGTTPLVFNPETVVDYEFGFKLDLLDRRLRLNTAVFQTNYDDIQRTVPTIVNGILSNTIVNAATARIRGLETELTVLPAEGLQLGVSATFLDPKFKDFTIPLTPTTFQDVSDTPYSFTSKTSYSLYADYSVPVGGGELNLRADYAWRSKHYATGPLVGPGYQEQFRETAKIPSYGLLNGQIAYRLDNPNVEVAVYAQNLANKKYIQRLLAIENSLGVTAYSPGLPRMYGVRLTYRFGGE; this is encoded by the coding sequence ATGCGAACCGTGAAACAGTCGCTGATGTCGGGGATCGTGCCGGGCGCACTGGCGCTGGCGCTGGCGCTGGCGTCGGCACCGGCGCTTGCGCAGACCGCCGGGCCGGCGCCCGCGGGCGAAAGCGTCGGGATCGAGGATATCGTCGTCACCGCGCGCAAGACATCGGAGAATCTGCAGTCGACCCCGGTCGCGGTCACCGTGCCGACCGGCGACACGCTCGACCGCGCGCAGGTGATGTCGGTCGAATCGCTGCCGCGGCTCGTCCCCGGCATCGTCGTCCAGCCGACCACCGGCCAGCCGGCCTCGGCCTTCATCGGCATTCGCGGCCAGTCCTCGTCCGACGCGCTGCTCGCGCTCGACCAGGCGGTCGGGCAATATTTCGACGGCATCTATATCGCGCGCTCGTCGGGCGCGCTGTTCAACTTCGTCGACGTCGAGCGCGTCGAGGTGCTGCGCGGGGCGCAGGGGACGCTGTTCGGGCGCAACACCACCGGCGGCGCGGTCAGCATCATCTCGAACAAGCCGACCGGCGATCTCGGCGGCAGCCTGCGGCTGCGCTACGGCAATCACGACAGCTGGGAGACGACGGGCATCGTCAACCTGCCGATCCGGGGCGACGAGATCGGCGTGCGGCTGGTCGCGCAGCACGTCCAGAACGACGGCTATGGCCGCACCCTCAGCTTCGATACGCCGCTCGGCGGCGACAATGTCGATTTCCTGCGCGGCACGCTGCGCATCGCCCCCGGGGGCAGCGGCCTGTCGATCACGGTGATCGGCGACTATACCAACCGCAAGGGGCAGGGACAGATCACCGGGCTCAAAAGCTATTATCGCAACCCCGCGAACGGCGCCAATCTGAACGGCACGGCGCAGGCGGTGCTCGGGCTCTGTTCGGGCGCGACGCCCAACCCGCGCTGTCCGGTGAAGGGGCCGGTGGCGGGCGATTCCTACGGCAATTACGCGATCGACGTCGTCGGGAAGGACAATTTCTACGACGTCGCGGTCAGCATGATCCCGTTCAGCAGGGCCGAGTCGTGGGGCGTCGGGGTGACGAGCGAATATGAGATCAGCGACGCGACCTCGGTCAAGGCGATCACCGCGTGGCGCGGGGTCGACACCAATTCGCTGTCGGACAATGACGGGACGCCCTATGTGCTCACCGGCGGGCTGCGCGCGGGCGACGGCAATATCATCAGCCAGACCCAGTTCTCGCAGGAACTGCAGCTCGCGACCGCGGCGTTCGACGACCGGTTGCAGCTGATCCTCGGCGCCTTCTATTTCACCGAACAGGGCACCGACCTGTCGAAGAGCTATTCGGCGTTTCCGCTGGGCTCGCGCCTCGGCTACAACGACGGCGACATCCACAACAAGAGCTACGCCGGCTTCGGCCAGTTCAACTTCAACATCACCCCCGAGGTGCGCTTCACCGGCGGGCTGCGCTACACGAAGGACAAGCGCTCGATCCTGCGCCGCAACCGCGCCGAGAACACCGACGCGGTGACCGGGCTGCCCAACGGCACCTTCGTGTGCAGCCTCGTCGTCCCCGCGGGCGCGCCGTGCGAGGATTTCACCAGGGCGTCGTTCGATTACTGGTCGTACACCGCGGGCTTCGACTGGCGCCCGAACGACAATATCTTCCTCTACCTGAAGACGAGCAAGGCGAGCCGCGCGGGCGGTTTCAATCCGCGCGCGACGGGGACGACGCCGCTGGTCTTCAACCCCGAAACGGTCGTCGATTATGAATTCGGCTTCAAGCTCGACCTGCTCGATCGCCGCCTGCGCCTGAACACCGCGGTGTTCCAGACCAATTACGACGATATCCAGCGCACCGTGCCGACGATCGTGAACGGGATACTGTCGAACACGATCGTCAATGCGGCGACGGCGCGCATTCGCGGCCTCGAAACCGAATTGACCGTGCTCCCGGCCGAGGGGCTGCAACTCGGCGTTTCGGCGACCTTCCTCGATCCCAAGTTCAAGGATTTCACGATCCCGCTGACCCCGACGACCTTCCAGGACGTGTCCGACACGCCCTATTCCTTCACGTCGAAGACCTCCTATTCGCTCTATGCCGACTATAGTGTGCCGGTGGGCGGCGGCGAGCTCAACCTGCGCGCCGACTATGCCTGGCGCAGCAAGCATTATGCGACCGGCCCGCTCGTCGGCCCGGGCTATCAGGAACAGTTCCGGGAAACGGCGAAGATCCCGAGCTACGGCCTGCTCAACGGCCAGATCGCCTATCGCCTCGACAATCCGAACGTCGAGGTGGCGGTTTATGCGCAGAATCTGGCCAACAAGAAATATATCCAGCGCCTGCTCGCGATCGAGAACAGCCTCGGCGTCACCGCCTATTCGCCCGGCCTGCCGCGCATGTACGGCGTCCGCCTGACCTACAGGTTCGGGGGCGAATGA
- a CDS encoding Gfo/Idh/MocA family oxidoreductase — MSDSLQSLRVGMIGANWGIVGHLPAWRNLPGVEVTAICTAQEETARAAADTHGIPNAYHDYRQMIDEAPVDIIDVGTRPALRYDMVMHALAAGKHVINANPFAPDIAAARAIRAAQQAAGVVGMVEAQFQWLPQFRQMKALIKDGALGDLIGVELRCHFPLIRDGDAVFPFVTRPGYTSNYNWLGMTGEGASALRNLGGHCLHALIYLFGDVASVSATLERGLREWRFDDGSHFEPQTVDTAFLTLRFRHGGMAQMNIGWSVAGARGFALEAYGSKGRLRIEAPSGFPDAANATLSHAPAVARADLGRAAQPVTLPNSLTQLRGADIPMLDDARVIIPMTLMLDEMVSAVRENRDCHPGFEQALQVQAICEAAEESERSGQRVTVVI, encoded by the coding sequence ATGTCGGATAGCTTGCAGTCGCTGCGCGTGGGAATGATTGGTGCCAACTGGGGAATCGTCGGCCACCTTCCAGCCTGGCGCAATCTGCCGGGCGTCGAGGTGACGGCGATCTGTACCGCTCAGGAGGAGACCGCGCGCGCTGCTGCCGATACCCACGGGATTCCCAACGCTTACCATGATTATCGACAGATGATTGACGAAGCACCTGTCGATATCATCGACGTCGGCACGCGCCCGGCCTTGCGATATGACATGGTTATGCACGCCCTCGCCGCTGGCAAGCATGTGATCAATGCCAATCCTTTTGCGCCCGACATCGCTGCGGCGCGTGCCATCCGCGCGGCGCAGCAGGCAGCGGGCGTCGTCGGTATGGTCGAAGCGCAATTCCAGTGGCTGCCGCAATTTCGTCAGATGAAGGCGCTGATCAAAGATGGTGCTCTCGGCGACCTGATTGGCGTCGAACTGCGATGCCACTTCCCGCTCATCCGCGACGGCGATGCGGTATTCCCATTCGTTACCCGGCCGGGCTATACCTCGAACTACAATTGGCTCGGCATGACGGGCGAGGGCGCGAGCGCGCTGCGCAACCTTGGGGGGCATTGCCTCCACGCCCTGATATATCTCTTCGGCGACGTAGCCAGTGTGTCGGCGACGCTGGAGCGCGGGCTGCGGGAATGGCGCTTTGATGATGGCAGTCACTTTGAACCCCAAACCGTCGACACGGCCTTTTTGACGCTGCGTTTCCGGCATGGTGGCATGGCACAGATGAATATTGGCTGGAGCGTGGCCGGCGCGCGTGGGTTTGCGCTTGAAGCTTATGGGTCGAAGGGGCGGTTGCGGATCGAGGCGCCCTCGGGATTTCCCGATGCGGCCAATGCAACGTTATCCCATGCGCCTGCGGTCGCCCGAGCCGATCTAGGCAGGGCGGCACAGCCAGTCACATTACCGAATTCGCTGACGCAGTTGCGCGGCGCCGACATCCCGATGCTCGATGACGCTCGTGTCATAATTCCGATGACGCTGATGCTGGACGAGATGGTTTCGGCCGTGCGCGAAAATCGTGACTGCCATCCGGGTTTCGAACAGGCGCTTCAGGTTCAAGCGATTTGCGAGGCGGCGGAGGAATCCGAACGCAGCGGACAGCGAGTCACCGTGGTCATCTAA